In Rothia mucilaginosa, one genomic interval encodes:
- a CDS encoding L-lactate permease, translating into MWQQVYDPLNSSALSALVAAVPIIFFLLGLTVLKLSGIKSAVISLVIALVIGCAIFGMPVTAGAGSILYGFLSGMWPIGWIVLMAVWLYRISVRSGGFEIVRSSISSISTDQRIQMLLIAFCFGGFLEGAAGFGIPIAICAALLVSLGFNPLKAAMFALIANVSSGAYGAIGIPVTTAATRGGVDLHALSIEMVLVLQIMAALIPVLLVAIQDGLRGIREVGLVALIVGLIYSGGQSVLLAALGNPELVDIIPPLLALIALALIMQKWQPKHIFREPTAPSLEEVQAQQSTKHTGGEILKAWSPFVYLSVVILLWSTALKPVFAAKGALGFTNVTFSLPWLHQSISQAAPIVATPKPIDVTYTWNIVGASGTAILVAAIITILTSSISWGEAIEELGATWKQLQTPILMICLVMSVANVMNYAGMITSIALAVAAVGAIFPLLSPIIGWIGVFVTGSVVNNNILFAGLQATTAQQIGVSQTLLVASNTAGGVMAKIVSPQSIAIAAAAVNSSGEESKITSMAIKYSAALLAITCVWVYVLSLVVS; encoded by the coding sequence ATGTGGCAGCAAGTCTACGACCCGCTGAACTCGAGCGCACTCTCCGCACTCGTGGCAGCAGTCCCGATTATTTTCTTCCTTCTGGGCCTCACCGTCCTGAAGCTCAGCGGTATTAAATCTGCCGTTATCTCCCTCGTCATTGCACTGGTTATCGGTTGCGCCATCTTCGGCATGCCCGTCACCGCAGGTGCAGGCTCCATCCTCTACGGCTTCCTCTCGGGCATGTGGCCCATCGGCTGGATCGTGCTTATGGCAGTGTGGCTCTACCGCATTTCCGTGCGTTCTGGCGGCTTTGAAATCGTCCGCTCCTCCATCTCCTCCATCTCTACCGACCAGCGCATCCAGATGCTACTGATCGCATTCTGCTTCGGTGGCTTCCTCGAAGGCGCTGCAGGCTTCGGTATCCCGATTGCTATCTGTGCTGCACTGCTCGTGTCCCTGGGCTTCAACCCGCTCAAGGCTGCAATGTTCGCACTGATTGCTAACGTGAGCTCCGGTGCATACGGCGCTATCGGTATCCCCGTGACCACCGCAGCAACCCGCGGTGGCGTGGACCTGCACGCACTGTCCATCGAAATGGTCCTGGTTCTCCAGATTATGGCGGCTCTCATCCCCGTACTGCTCGTTGCTATTCAGGACGGTCTGCGCGGTATCCGCGAAGTCGGTCTGGTAGCACTGATCGTTGGTCTGATTTACTCTGGCGGCCAGTCCGTCCTGCTCGCAGCCCTCGGTAACCCCGAGCTCGTCGACATCATCCCGCCGCTGCTGGCTCTGATTGCTCTGGCACTCATCATGCAGAAGTGGCAGCCCAAGCACATCTTCCGCGAGCCCACCGCTCCCTCCCTGGAAGAAGTTCAGGCTCAGCAGAGCACCAAGCACACCGGTGGCGAAATCCTCAAGGCATGGAGCCCCTTCGTCTACCTGTCCGTCGTGATTCTGCTCTGGTCCACCGCTCTGAAGCCCGTCTTCGCCGCTAAGGGCGCGCTCGGCTTCACCAACGTCACGTTCTCCCTGCCCTGGCTGCACCAGAGCATCTCGCAGGCGGCACCGATCGTTGCAACCCCCAAGCCTATTGACGTGACCTACACCTGGAACATTGTGGGCGCATCCGGTACCGCAATTCTGGTGGCTGCCATCATCACCATCCTGACCTCCTCCATCAGCTGGGGCGAGGCTATCGAGGAACTCGGCGCAACCTGGAAGCAGCTGCAGACCCCGATCCTCATGATCTGCCTGGTCATGTCCGTTGCTAACGTCATGAACTACGCGGGTATGATTACCTCCATCGCACTGGCTGTTGCCGCTGTGGGTGCTATCTTCCCGCTGCTGTCCCCGATCATCGGTTGGATTGGCGTGTTCGTGACCGGCTCCGTGGTGAACAACAACATCCTCTTCGCTGGCCTGCAGGCTACCACCGCACAGCAGATTGGCGTCAGCCAGACCCTGCTGGTTGCATCTAACACCGCCGGTGGTGTGATGGCGAAGATTGTTTCCCCGCAGTCCATCGCAATTGCAGCGGCTGCTGTGAACAGCTCCGGCGAGGAATCCAAGATTACCTCCATGGCGATCAAGTACAGTGCAGCACTGCTGGCTATCACCTGTGTTTGGGTTTACGTCCTGTCCCTGGTTGTTTCCTAA
- a CDS encoding DNA-3-methyladenine glycosylase I, whose translation MTSQPNIPAKSFENTPSYPTWVTDELLRDYYDTEWGMPITDERGLFEALSLEAFQVGLSWRTILARREAFRRAFEGFDPERVVAFTDRDVARLLQDEGIIRNERKIRAVISNARLTIRMRELAAVPHETYAEDIRLPLIIPTSTPTNTDSLETANTRRRRVRTLSNEDLNRMRERILPDGTRVPVGLPAWLWSFAPSETIAPHTLEDIPTDTLESALLAKSFKALGGVFLGPVTAYALMCAVGMVDAHLVGSHRRGCSGLFA comes from the coding sequence ATGACCTCGCAACCCAATATTCCCGCCAAATCCTTCGAAAACACCCCGAGCTACCCCACGTGGGTAACCGACGAACTTCTGCGCGACTACTACGACACCGAATGGGGCATGCCCATCACCGATGAGCGGGGACTCTTCGAAGCCCTGAGCCTCGAGGCTTTTCAGGTGGGGCTCTCCTGGCGAACAATTCTTGCCCGCCGCGAAGCATTTCGTCGCGCTTTCGAGGGTTTCGATCCCGAACGCGTGGTTGCCTTCACCGACCGGGATGTTGCGCGACTCCTTCAGGATGAGGGCATCATCCGTAATGAGCGGAAGATTCGCGCGGTTATCTCCAATGCGCGGCTGACCATTCGGATGCGTGAGCTTGCCGCCGTGCCGCATGAGACTTACGCGGAGGATATTCGCCTTCCCCTCATCATTCCCACTTCTACCCCGACCAATACGGATAGCCTTGAGACGGCAAACACCCGCCGTCGTCGAGTTCGTACCCTCAGCAATGAAGACCTGAACCGGATGCGCGAACGCATCCTGCCTGACGGCACGCGGGTACCGGTCGGGTTGCCAGCGTGGCTGTGGTCCTTCGCGCCGAGCGAGACGATCGCACCGCATACGCTGGAGGATATTCCTACCGATACGCTCGAGTCCGCGCTTCTTGCCAAGTCTTTTAAGGCACTGGGTGGAGTATTTTTGGGTCCGGTGACCGCCTATGCGCTCATGTGCGCGGTCGGCATGGTGGATGCACACCTGGTGGGCTCGCATCGGCGCGGCTGTTCGGGTCTTTTCGCCTAA
- a CDS encoding N-acyl-D-glutamate deacylase: MVDVRRRKLAIIAMNVSVLAAALSWLLVLFSVMYSPAAVPWALGVAIVLTVIGAYALYRYYSKYSHVLPNEDPDAHDVLGHDLHSTHLPHLHHTEGNADRA; the protein is encoded by the coding sequence ATGGTTGATGTCCGTCGCCGTAAGCTTGCAATTATTGCTATGAACGTTTCGGTACTTGCAGCTGCTCTCTCCTGGCTGTTAGTGCTCTTCTCCGTTATGTATTCTCCCGCAGCTGTACCGTGGGCTCTGGGCGTTGCTATCGTACTGACTGTGATTGGCGCCTACGCGCTGTACCGCTACTACTCCAAGTACTCACACGTGCTCCCGAACGAGGACCCGGACGCGCACGATGTGCTCGGTCACGACCTGCACTCGACTCACCTGCCGCATCTGCACCACACGGAGGGCAACGCTGACCGCGCGTAA
- a CDS encoding L-lactate permease, with amino-acid sequence MWQQTYNPLNSPVLSALVAAVPIILFLLGLTLLKLSGLKSALLTLGTTLIIGCAVFGLPITAGAGSILSGFLSGAWPIGWIVLMAVWLYRIAVRAGNFDIVRASVSSISNDQRIQVLLIAFCFGGFIEGAAGFGIPIAISAALLVSLGFNPLKASMLALVANAASGAYGAIGIPVTTAAKVGGLDTAHLSAGMVPVLQIFVAIVPVLMVAIQDGMRGIREVGLVALMTGVIFSGGQAAILMLLGSPELVDIIPPLLSLVALALVMRSWQPKHIYREPTAPSLEEVQAQQGVKHTGAEIVKAWSPFIFLSATILLWSTALKPVFATTGPLGAATLAFPIPGIHEAIVTGAGKTVTAMFSWNTLGASGTAILVAALITVLTSKISWGEAFEELGGTWNQLKMPILMICLVMSVANVMNHAGMTTSIALALAAAGPVFPLLSPIIGWIGVFVTGSVTNANVLFAGLQSTTAAQIAVDPTLLVAANTAGGVMGKIVSPQSIAIAAAAVNSAGEESKITSMSIKYSAILLGLVCVWSFALSLMMG; translated from the coding sequence ATGTGGCAGCAAACCTATAACCCGCTGAACTCGCCGGTGCTCTCCGCACTGGTCGCAGCAGTACCCATCATCCTCTTCCTGCTGGGCCTGACCCTCCTGAAACTCAGCGGCCTCAAGTCAGCACTGCTGACCCTCGGCACCACCCTCATCATCGGCTGCGCCGTCTTCGGCCTGCCCATCACCGCAGGTGCCGGCTCCATCCTCTCCGGCTTCCTCTCGGGCGCATGGCCCATCGGCTGGATCGTGCTCATGGCGGTGTGGCTTTACCGCATCGCCGTGCGTGCCGGTAACTTCGACATCGTGCGCGCCTCCGTCTCCTCCATCTCGAACGACCAGCGCATCCAGGTGCTACTGATTGCCTTCTGCTTCGGCGGCTTCATCGAAGGCGCGGCAGGCTTCGGTATCCCCATTGCTATCTCCGCGGCACTGCTGGTGTCCCTGGGCTTCAACCCCCTCAAGGCGTCAATGCTGGCGCTGGTAGCCAACGCCGCATCCGGCGCCTACGGCGCTATCGGTATTCCCGTGACCACCGCAGCTAAGGTCGGCGGCCTGGACACCGCACACCTGTCCGCGGGTATGGTCCCGGTACTGCAGATTTTCGTGGCAATCGTGCCGGTACTGATGGTCGCCATCCAGGACGGTATGCGCGGCATCCGCGAAGTCGGTCTCGTAGCGCTCATGACCGGTGTCATCTTCTCCGGCGGTCAGGCAGCTATCCTGATGCTGCTCGGCTCTCCCGAACTGGTCGACATCATCCCGCCACTGCTGTCCCTGGTGGCGCTGGCACTCGTCATGCGTTCCTGGCAGCCCAAGCACATTTACCGTGAACCTACCGCTCCCAGCCTCGAAGAAGTTCAGGCGCAGCAGGGCGTCAAGCACACCGGCGCTGAGATTGTTAAGGCATGGAGCCCCTTCATCTTCCTCTCCGCAACCATCCTGCTCTGGTCCACCGCGCTCAAGCCCGTGTTCGCAACCACTGGTCCGCTGGGTGCCGCAACCCTGGCGTTCCCCATCCCCGGCATCCACGAGGCAATCGTCACCGGTGCCGGTAAGACCGTGACCGCAATGTTCTCATGGAACACCCTGGGCGCATCCGGCACCGCAATTCTGGTGGCGGCACTCATTACCGTGCTGACCTCGAAGATTAGCTGGGGCGAAGCCTTTGAAGAACTCGGCGGCACCTGGAACCAGCTGAAGATGCCGATCCTCATGATCTGCCTGGTCATGTCCGTTGCAAACGTGATGAACCACGCCGGTATGACCACCTCCATCGCCCTGGCGCTCGCGGCAGCCGGCCCGGTCTTCCCTCTGCTGTCCCCGATCATCGGTTGGATTGGCGTGTTCGTGACCGGCTCCGTGACGAACGCTAACGTGCTCTTCGCGGGCCTGCAGTCCACCACCGCAGCCCAGATTGCTGTTGACCCGACCCTGCTCGTTGCCGCAAACACCGCCGGTGGCGTGATGGGTAAGATCGTCTCCCCGCAGTCCATCGCAATCGCGGCGGCCGCAGTAAATAGCGCTGGCGAGGAATCGAAGATTACCTCCATGTCCATTAAGTACAGCGCTATTCTGCTGGGCCTGGTCTGCGTCTGGTCCTTCGCTCTGTCGCTCATGATGGGCTAA
- the cmk gene encoding (d)CMP kinase, protein MHENPKLTIAIDGPSGSGKSSVSKEVARHFGLAYLDTGAMYRAATYRVLELGIDLNDAEAIAKAVEEMPLVFGTNIKEEEILMGSTDIREEIRSERISSAVSAVASVPAVREHLIGLQRWMIDHAINGMVAEGRDITTVVAPDADARILLTASEEVRMARRGLENAEKSGASGDLSKQIAERDAKDSKVNNFMEAAEGVTLVDSSDLDFNATVSAVINAVNDQLKAKRAG, encoded by the coding sequence ATGCACGAGAACCCTAAACTGACGATTGCTATTGACGGTCCCTCCGGTTCCGGTAAGTCGTCTGTGTCTAAGGAAGTTGCACGCCACTTTGGCCTGGCGTACCTGGACACCGGTGCAATGTACCGTGCCGCAACCTACCGTGTGCTGGAACTTGGCATTGACCTGAACGACGCTGAGGCGATCGCGAAGGCTGTCGAGGAGATGCCCCTGGTGTTCGGTACGAACATTAAGGAAGAAGAGATTCTGATGGGTTCGACCGATATCCGTGAGGAGATTCGTAGCGAGCGCATTTCTTCGGCGGTGTCTGCTGTGGCTTCGGTTCCGGCGGTTCGTGAGCACCTGATTGGCCTGCAGCGTTGGATGATTGACCACGCTATTAACGGCATGGTCGCTGAGGGCCGCGACATCACCACCGTGGTCGCTCCTGACGCTGATGCGCGCATCCTGCTGACTGCTTCTGAAGAGGTGCGCATGGCGCGCCGTGGCCTGGAGAACGCGGAGAAGTCCGGCGCTTCGGGTGACTTGAGCAAGCAGATCGCTGAGCGTGATGCGAAGGATTCGAAGGTCAATAACTTTATGGAAGCTGCCGAGGGCGTGACCCTGGTGGACAGCTCGGATCTTGATTTTAATGCGACGGTCTCTGCAGTGATTAACGCTGTGAATGACCAGTTGAAGGCGAAGCGCGCGGGTTAG
- a CDS encoding methylated-DNA--[protein]-cysteine S-methyltransferase, with the protein MTKATDSPQPPEAFTRWHTRYSSPIGVLYIAARADAIVGIWYEDQAHFPLPHELGELIENPETYLREHGTAEDEEPAGEYAAAQLLSRAEVELSEYFERKRTSFTLPLDPEGTDFQLIVWEHLKTVPAGYTTTYGEISRAVGPGAPAQAVGQAVGRNKVSIMIPCHRVIGADGSLTGYAGGVERKQFLLDLEEPEEVREARLF; encoded by the coding sequence ATGACCAAAGCGACCGATTCGCCGCAGCCGCCGGAAGCGTTCACGCGCTGGCACACTCGCTACTCGAGCCCCATCGGCGTGCTCTACATTGCCGCCCGCGCGGATGCGATTGTGGGCATCTGGTACGAGGATCAGGCGCATTTTCCTCTCCCCCATGAGCTCGGTGAGCTGATCGAAAATCCCGAAACCTATCTGCGGGAGCACGGCACGGCGGAGGATGAAGAGCCTGCCGGCGAGTATGCTGCGGCGCAGTTGCTGTCTCGCGCTGAGGTAGAGCTTTCCGAGTATTTTGAGCGCAAGCGCACTTCTTTTACGTTGCCGTTAGATCCTGAGGGCACCGACTTTCAGCTGATCGTGTGGGAGCATCTGAAGACTGTTCCTGCCGGGTACACCACCACTTACGGCGAGATTTCGCGTGCGGTTGGCCCGGGTGCCCCGGCGCAGGCTGTGGGTCAGGCGGTCGGCCGCAATAAGGTTTCTATTATGATTCCCTGTCATCGCGTTATTGGTGCTGACGGTAGTCTGACCGGTTACGCTGGCGGGGTTGAGCGTAAGCAGTTCCTCCTCGATTTGGAGGAGCCGGAAGAGGTGCGGGAGGCGCGGCTCTTCTAG
- the der gene encoding ribosome biogenesis GTPase Der, whose protein sequence is MAEDAIRDDYEEKYLGGGEDDVTERLAEIDDETADQRAQALLEGLEDYDLDEEDRALLGAWGFDIEEEEEQLADPVVAIVGRPNVGKSTIINRILGRREAVVEDKPGVTRDRVSYKAEWLGKSFTLVDTGGWESDARGIDAQVAEQAEIAVEQADVVVLVVDARVGVTASDEQIVRMLRRVKKPIILIANKIDDAHLEPEIYNLWSLGMGQPFPVSGLHGRGLADALDEILEVMPEHSQFAQPEALGGPRRVALVGRPNVGKSSLLNKLAGSERAVVNDLAGTTRDPIDEIIELGGYPWRFVDTAGIRRRQHMAKGAEFYSSLRTQTALERSEVAVVLLDVSEPISEQDVRIVQTVIDSGRAMVLAFNKWDTLDEDRRDMLEREIERDLAHVQWAPRVNISAKTGWHKDKLVPALERSLESWDSRIPTGRLNAFLGEIVAAHPHPLRGGKQPRILFGTQVSSRPPKFVLFTTGFLDPGYRRFITRRLRETFDFTGTPIEISMRVRERRSLGERQSAKAKKGKGGRR, encoded by the coding sequence ATGGCTGAGGACGCTATCCGCGACGATTACGAAGAGAAGTACCTGGGCGGTGGCGAGGACGACGTTACCGAGCGCCTCGCTGAGATTGATGATGAGACCGCTGACCAGCGTGCTCAGGCTCTGCTTGAGGGCCTTGAGGATTACGACCTGGATGAAGAGGACCGCGCCCTGCTGGGTGCCTGGGGCTTCGACATTGAGGAAGAGGAAGAGCAGCTCGCTGATCCGGTAGTGGCGATTGTTGGCCGCCCGAACGTGGGTAAGTCGACCATCATTAACCGTATTCTGGGCCGCCGTGAAGCGGTGGTTGAGGATAAGCCGGGTGTGACTCGTGACCGCGTGTCTTATAAGGCTGAGTGGCTGGGTAAGAGCTTCACCCTGGTTGATACCGGTGGTTGGGAGTCTGACGCCCGCGGTATTGATGCTCAGGTTGCTGAGCAGGCTGAGATTGCTGTGGAGCAGGCCGATGTTGTGGTCCTGGTGGTGGACGCCCGTGTGGGTGTGACCGCTTCGGACGAGCAGATTGTGCGTATGCTGCGCCGCGTGAAGAAGCCGATCATTCTGATTGCTAACAAGATTGACGATGCTCACCTGGAGCCGGAGATTTATAACCTCTGGTCGCTGGGTATGGGTCAGCCGTTCCCGGTGTCGGGTCTGCACGGCCGCGGCCTGGCGGATGCTCTGGACGAGATCCTTGAGGTCATGCCGGAGCACTCGCAGTTCGCTCAGCCGGAGGCGCTGGGTGGCCCGCGTCGTGTGGCTCTGGTGGGTCGCCCGAACGTGGGCAAGTCCTCGCTGCTGAACAAGCTGGCTGGTTCTGAGCGTGCCGTGGTGAACGACCTGGCTGGTACGACTCGTGACCCGATTGACGAGATTATTGAGCTGGGCGGCTACCCCTGGCGTTTCGTGGATACGGCGGGTATTCGCCGTCGCCAGCACATGGCTAAGGGCGCGGAGTTCTACTCTTCGCTGCGTACTCAGACTGCTCTGGAGCGTTCTGAGGTTGCCGTGGTGCTGCTGGACGTTTCCGAGCCGATTTCTGAGCAGGATGTGCGTATTGTGCAGACTGTGATTGATTCGGGTCGTGCAATGGTCCTGGCATTCAACAAGTGGGATACCCTCGATGAGGATCGCCGCGACATGCTCGAGCGTGAGATTGAGCGCGACCTGGCGCACGTGCAGTGGGCTCCTCGCGTGAACATTTCGGCGAAGACCGGCTGGCACAAGGACAAGCTGGTGCCCGCCCTGGAGCGCTCGCTGGAGTCGTGGGATTCGCGTATTCCGACCGGTCGCCTGAACGCGTTCCTGGGCGAGATTGTGGCCGCGCATCCGCACCCTCTGCGTGGCGGTAAGCAGCCGCGTATTCTGTTCGGTACTCAGGTGTCTTCGCGTCCGCCGAAGTTCGTGCTGTTTACGACCGGTTTCTTGGATCCGGGTTACCGCCGCTTCATTACGCGTCGTCTGCGTGAGACTTTTGATTTCACGGGTACTCCGATTGAGATTTCGATGCGTGTGCGTGAGCGCCGCTCCCTGGGTGAGCGTCAGAGCGCGAAGGCTAAGAAGGGTAAGGGCGGCCGCCGCTAG
- a CDS encoding pseudouridine synthase, with translation MAYGNSSRGGRSASGRPQNSRGGRPGAARPGQGGKPGAKGASARGGRPGAPKSGAGKGGAKGFGEKKFGDKKFGEKKFGEKKFGAGRAGRGRGTELPKRERRAPGRPYRSGEAFANERGEYRVSNYAGPHRPRRPRNAPVDHYEFYDHDGVRLQKLLAQAGVASRRVCEEMITEGRVTVNGEVVTELGVRVDPSKVTVQVDGMTVQTNDKLVYMAFNKPAGVVSTMEDPEGRPCISDFLRSSMSERVFHVGRLDVETEGLLLLTNDGELANRLTHPSYEVPKTYLVQVPGPMEPGVGAAMKKGIRLEDGVTRVDEFKLVDSTPGHVLVEVTIHSGKNRIVRRLFDAVGYPVERLVRVEMGPIRIGSQKQGTVRNLSKVEIGHLLASVDM, from the coding sequence ATGGCATATGGAAACTCCTCCCGCGGCGGCCGCTCTGCATCCGGTCGCCCCCAGAACTCCCGCGGTGGCCGTCCCGGCGCTGCTCGTCCCGGTCAGGGCGGTAAGCCCGGCGCTAAGGGCGCATCCGCACGCGGCGGTCGTCCCGGCGCACCGAAGAGCGGCGCAGGCAAGGGCGGCGCAAAGGGCTTCGGCGAGAAGAAGTTCGGTGACAAGAAGTTTGGCGAGAAGAAGTTTGGCGAGAAGAAGTTCGGCGCAGGCCGCGCAGGTCGAGGCCGCGGTACCGAACTGCCCAAGCGCGAACGCCGCGCACCGGGCCGCCCCTACCGCTCCGGTGAAGCCTTCGCAAACGAGCGCGGCGAATACCGCGTCAGCAACTACGCTGGCCCGCACCGCCCCCGCCGCCCCCGCAACGCCCCGGTAGACCACTACGAGTTCTACGACCACGACGGCGTGCGCCTGCAGAAGCTGCTGGCTCAGGCCGGTGTGGCATCCCGCCGCGTCTGCGAAGAAATGATTACCGAAGGCCGCGTCACCGTTAACGGTGAAGTCGTGACCGAGCTGGGTGTGCGCGTGGACCCCTCCAAGGTGACCGTGCAGGTGGACGGCATGACCGTTCAGACCAACGACAAGCTCGTCTACATGGCATTCAACAAGCCCGCCGGCGTGGTCTCCACCATGGAAGACCCCGAAGGTCGCCCCTGCATCTCTGACTTCCTGCGTTCCTCCATGAGCGAGCGCGTGTTCCACGTGGGCCGCCTGGACGTCGAAACCGAGGGTCTGCTGCTGCTGACCAACGACGGTGAACTGGCGAACCGCCTCACCCACCCCTCCTACGAGGTGCCCAAGACCTACCTGGTGCAGGTTCCCGGCCCGATGGAGCCCGGCGTCGGCGCAGCCATGAAGAAGGGTATTCGCCTGGAAGACGGCGTGACTCGCGTGGACGAGTTCAAGCTGGTGGACTCCACTCCCGGCCACGTGCTCGTTGAGGTGACCATCCACTCCGGTAAGAACCGCATCGTGCGCCGTCTCTTCGACGCTGTCGGCTACCCGGTTGAGCGCCTGGTCCGCGTCGAGATGGGCCCGATCCGTATTGGTTCGCAGAAGCAGGGTACCGTCCGTAACCTCTCCAAGGTCGAGATCGGTCACCTGCTCGCTTCGGTCGACATGTAA
- a CDS encoding prephenate dehydrogenase translates to MSLPAELSASELPIDSTLTGPVLIIGSGLLGASIGLGLRAAGCEDVYVQDISPTAEAVAQDIGAGTSFSTLSEEERAAFAPQLVVVAAPPDSAGAVCARALNTYAPRPEAGYPGAVVTDVASVKVQPLADVLASGADASRYVGSHPMAGREKSGPVAARGELFQARPWIICEHNSVRPECVRLVRSVAVELGAIVTSLGVEEHDQTVALISHVPQAMSSLLASRLQDTPLYALSLAGQGLRDTVRIAASDPTLWVQIFAANADPIVQTLYGVRDDLNRLIATLENPTASGARLDLAQLMSEGNAGVSRIPGKHGTAPAAFAKMTVLVDDTPGTLARLLAEIGELGANLEDLRLEHSTGAPVGMAEISVNPSIHEALVRDLSARGWRVVK, encoded by the coding sequence ATGAGCTTGCCCGCTGAGCTTTCCGCATCTGAGCTGCCCATCGACTCAACACTGACCGGACCGGTGCTCATTATCGGCTCGGGTCTGCTGGGTGCCTCCATTGGTTTGGGGTTGCGTGCGGCAGGATGCGAGGACGTGTACGTCCAAGATATTTCACCCACCGCCGAGGCTGTGGCGCAGGATATCGGTGCCGGTACAAGCTTCTCCACCCTGTCGGAGGAGGAACGCGCCGCGTTCGCCCCGCAGCTGGTGGTGGTGGCTGCGCCTCCGGATAGTGCCGGTGCCGTGTGCGCTCGCGCGTTGAACACCTATGCGCCTCGACCGGAGGCGGGCTACCCCGGCGCCGTGGTGACGGATGTTGCCTCGGTGAAGGTGCAGCCGCTGGCTGATGTGCTTGCCTCGGGTGCGGATGCGTCCCGTTACGTGGGTTCGCATCCGATGGCTGGACGTGAGAAGTCTGGCCCGGTGGCTGCTCGCGGTGAGCTGTTCCAGGCGCGTCCGTGGATCATCTGCGAGCACAATTCGGTTCGCCCCGAGTGTGTGCGTCTGGTGCGTTCTGTGGCGGTGGAGCTGGGCGCGATTGTGACTTCTCTGGGCGTTGAGGAGCATGATCAGACGGTTGCCCTGATTTCTCATGTGCCGCAGGCGATGAGCTCGCTGTTGGCTTCGCGTCTGCAGGACACTCCGCTGTATGCGCTGTCCCTGGCGGGTCAGGGTTTGCGCGATACGGTGCGTATTGCGGCTTCAGACCCGACGCTGTGGGTGCAGATTTTTGCGGCGAACGCTGACCCGATTGTGCAGACTCTCTACGGTGTGCGTGATGACCTGAACCGCCTCATCGCGACGCTGGAGAACCCGACGGCTTCCGGCGCTCGCCTGGATTTGGCGCAGCTGATGAGCGAAGGCAACGCGGGCGTGAGCCGTATTCCGGGTAAGCACGGTACTGCCCCCGCCGCGTTCGCAAAGATGACGGTGCTGGTGGACGACACCCCCGGCACGCTGGCTCGTTTGCTTGCCGAGATTGGTGAGTTGGGTGCGAACCTTGAGGATTTGCGTCTGGAGCACTCGACGGGTGCCCCGGTGGGTATGGCTGAAATCTCGGTCAATCCGTCTATTCATGAGGCGCTGGTCCGCGATTTGTCGGCTCGCGGTTGGCGTGTTGTGAAGTAG
- a CDS encoding DUF1304 domain-containing protein codes for MQTLATITTVFAFVAIAIHVYIWIIESFLWTKPKGRETFGMTEEFAESTKEMAANQGLYNLMLAWIAATGLLAFWFGSPQVGVALMFAGLGSMAVAGAYLFLTSPDKRKPALIQLTPPLLSLIFLFVML; via the coding sequence ATGCAGACGCTCGCAACGATTACCACCGTCTTTGCATTCGTAGCAATCGCTATTCACGTGTACATCTGGATTATCGAATCATTCCTGTGGACTAAGCCCAAGGGCCGCGAAACCTTCGGCATGACCGAAGAATTTGCCGAGTCCACTAAGGAGATGGCGGCAAACCAGGGCCTGTACAACCTGATGCTCGCCTGGATCGCAGCAACCGGTCTGCTCGCCTTCTGGTTCGGCTCCCCGCAGGTGGGCGTGGCACTCATGTTCGCAGGTCTGGGCTCCATGGCGGTTGCCGGTGCCTACCTGTTCCTCACCTCCCCGGATAAGCGCAAGCCGGCACTGATTCAGCTGACCCCGCCGCTGCTGTCCCTGATCTTCCTCTTCGTGATGCTCTAA